In the genome of Brachypodium distachyon strain Bd21 chromosome 3, Brachypodium_distachyon_v3.0, whole genome shotgun sequence, the window ACATATGAAGACAAGATTCATTTATTGCCAAGTATTTACATATGAAAAAATGTACAGGGCTATCTAAAAGTTCTAAGCCAATCTAAAAAGGCCGAGTGATACTTTCTCTTGGTCCGGTGGAAGACAAGATTCATTTCTTCCAAGAAAATTCGCCGGCATCTGTAAAGAGATGGATTATTGAAGATGAAGTCATTTCTGACTCTCCAGATGCTCCAACAGACCAGAGTAATCATATCCATACCAAATGGTTTATTAAGCTGCCTATTAATCTCAGAGAGGATGTGAAGTGTGCATCCATGAGGCATGAAGCGAGGGCAAAGATACCTCCAGCATGCAAGGGCAAAGGGACAGTAGAAAAACAGGTGATCTCTGGTCTCAAGGGCGCGTTGCTGACAAAGGATACAGGAGTATGAAGGCAGATGGAAGTTCTTCCTGAGGAGCATAGCTCTGGTATTCAATCTATGGATCATGAGGAGCCAGCAAAAGATCTTGTGCTTAATCTGACAGCTTGAGTCCTACTTCCAGTGAAATGCCACATGAATCTCAACATGTTCAATCATAGAATTATAGAATGAAACTGCAGAAAAGACTTCTTTTGTTCCAGCAGTACACCATGTATCAGGATATTGATCAAGGGCCAGATGGTCAAGCAATAAAGACATCTCCTGAAGTTGATATCCTACATGTTCATCCATATTGTTTATATAAATATTGTGTGCACTCTTATGGACCAGCAGACCGAGATGTCACCGAAATAGCAAAGTCAAACACGAACACTGTTGGCATAAGGAGCGGTGGAGTGGAAGTGGTACGCTGGCTTTTGCCCGCATCTTTCAAAAAGTCACGAACACTATTTGCTGAAACGAAACTGTAGATCGCAGTGGAAGTGTTAGTTTGCAACTTTTATCTTGGTTGAACACACGGTTGGCTTATTTAATCTCTGTGTAGACCGCAGTGGAAATTTTAGTTTGCACACCCTTTTCTTGGTTGAACACACAGTTGGCTTATTTAATCGTGTGCACGCATGAAGCATGCTCGTCCCACATAATTGCAAGGTAGTCCTAATTATTTGGAAGTGGGAGTACTTATCCAGATAATTAAtctcttatttttttcatCAGTTGTTCTACTTTGAGAACCAATATGTACTCTcgccgttccatattaagtgactttctatgagtatctagacgttttttagatatagatacattcataattggacaaatttaagtaaGTTAATATAACGGAGGAAATAATTAACAGTGACATAAGACTGTTTGATAAGAACATTTACAAAAGTCTACTCTGAATTAAAATGTTTACATAGTGAGAAAAAATTGGGGGAGAAGAAAACTGACAGTACATAAAAACTCAGACCCTTATCCAATAGTCGACTAAGAGTCAGCTAAGAGTCGAGCTAGTTACCATTATACAACGTAGAATTTAATGTAAATCTAAAGTCAGCTTAAAAACAAAACTCATTCTATTAGCTATTTTATCATCAACTCTGTGTCATGTAAGAATTAGTATTGATTTTATCTTTGTGGATGCTCTGCTGACCTTGGCTtacaacaaaagagaaggTAAGGGTGTGGTAGCACACCCTGCACGCCACGATCAGAACTGTATCCACAAATTTTTTGGTGAAGAATCCGTACACTTAAAAAGGTACATGGGTCCCATGTGGAGTGACGATCTCACATGGTTCTACCAAATTCCTAAAACCGCCTACACCCCAAATTCTAAGTTAGCGTCTTGGGGCCCAAAGGCCTTGGGCACTTTCCAGACTGAACTGTCGGTATGTTCGGGTTTTCGGGTTCTGGGTTCCATTTCATTCATGTTTTAATGTAGTTTGGAGATTGTGTCGGTTTTTCACCTTAAAACCCAAATaaactactccttccgtcccgaATAAAGTACTTTCTTCGCGGCTCCGCTTGAATCCACTTCAGTTAATTCAGGACTGAGTGAGTAATTAACTTGAAAATTATAAGACAAAATCTTTCAGCCAGCCCAAGGCCCTCTGTTCGAGCTCGAGCCTACTAATTCTACCCATCCACAATTTTTCTCTCCAAAATTCATTAGAAAATCTCTCGGTCAATCCAACGCCCAACTAGATCTCTCCAAACCCCGGTTAATTTTACTAGGTCGCTCTTGCTTTCCCTAGCTAGCCTATTTTAGGTTTGTTGGTGGAcctgattttctttttaaaatttcgAAACTCACCTCTAGAACACCGAATAGACCTTATTTtcatttcaaaatttcaatactcatatttattttctcaTCATATATATTGTTTGTTCTTGCTAAAGAGTTTCATAGGTCATAGTACGATATTTCAGTAATCTTCCACCATTGGCGAGCGTGGCTTTGGGTCGTTGAGCTACGAGAAAGCAAGTCCCGAAAGCTATCAGACATGAAAGGTGAAAATGTGAGATAAAAGCTAGCTACCGTAAAATCAGGATGAGAAAGAAGCTAAATTATTGCTCTTAGAGGAGGATGAACATAGTTTGGCTTTCTAATAAAGCTGGGCTGAAAAGCCTattttctaaataaaaaaattgctcTTACATATGTTCGTCTCCTTTGCATTGACCAATGCCGCCATTATCCAGATGGAGCCCTCCCGGATTCTATTCAATCCAATGTAAAATATGTACCCTCTGCCACTAGCAAAGGCCCCCTgttctacttttttttaatgccAGGACAAAGGAGCTCATCACTCCTagtagtttaaaaaaaaacagataatCCCCTGTTCAACTACTCCTGCCCGTCACTGGACGCGAAATTGCACgaaataaaatcaaccaaaGGCCACACTCAACTAAATTGAGTATAAAGAACATGTCAAAGAGATGCCTAAACAATCAAGAGTAGGAGAATCTTGTAAATCTCTCGATACGAAATTCTACCTAGTGTATATACAGAAGTGCAGTGCAGACAGACCCATTGCTCCAGCGGCGGCCGGGCAGCTCAAactttgtcggcggcggcggcggccgaggcgaCGACGTCGCAGCGGCAGAGCGGGCATGTGGCGTGCGAGTAGAGCCACATGTCGACGCACTCGACGTGGAAGAGGTGCCCGCACGCCGGCAGCCGCCGCACCACCTCCCCGTCCCGCACCACGCCCAGGCAGATCGCGCACTGCGCCcaccctcctccgccgccgccgcccctccggTACGCGGCCTTGGGGatcgccgcgagctccgccggTGCCAgccccccgcgccggccgccgcctcttctcctgccgccgcccgccgccgccccggacgccgccgcttctCGCTGCGCGAAGGCTCGCTTGAAGCAGACGGCCACGGTGACGACGATGAGGCCGCACGCGAAGGCGAGGCAGAAGAGCACCACCGTGTCGCACACCCTGTAGCTGCCGATTCCGGCGACGCTGGaaccgccgctgctgctgtggACCTCGTGGGACGGCTGGGGGGAAGACATGGCTGGTACGGCTCGTTTGTTTCCCCTTCCCTGGCTTCTTGCGCGCGGCGTGATagatgtgattgcaggatggGCGGAGTGGGGccaataattaattaagcagcTTGACATTAAAGCCGTAagttcgtttttcttttttttcttttttgttcggATTGCAGCTTGGGAAGCTTATGGTAATGATTCCGTTTATGTCCCATCAACCCTACCTATGGGGATTGCTTTTTGCCAATGAAATCAGGCCGCACGATGATAGCAACGACAGAGACGACCTCCGATCGAACGGACGACATTTATTCTCTGTTCCTTATCAGGGTTTGCCTAGATATTTAGCTGGGCTCGTGTGGCCGTAAGATGCCTGCTGCTAGGCTGGATATAGGCTCGATTAGAGGGTGCAGCGATGTTAATTAACTGTAATTTgttttgagaagaaaaaaaaatcgaggaTAAAACAAAAACTTCTCGTTCCAAGATATGACGAACGATATCCAGCAGAAATGTCGGCAATATTATTTGCCGTCATCTTAGGTTTCTTTCTAGAATATGCCGTCATCTTAGGTCTTAGGCTAACAATGTGAATATCAAAATGACTTCTTTCGTTGAGGCCCATTTGAACCATGACAGTCCAAGATTGGAGCCTTGCTAATGGGCCCATTGTACTCTGGGCTGAGATGACAGTAAGGTCATGTGTATTTGGAGTGAAACATATGAATTTGGAGTGAGGCCTTGGTGTTTGAGCATGTTATTTTCTTCCTCTGCCTCAATTTTCCAGATAACTAGGAGTAGTATTAAAGTTCATGATTTGTGGCACACAGAACCAAATAATTGCACTACTCTTCTTCAGCATTTGGGAGAACAGGCGGCGACTACTGTTGTTAAAGCGCACATATGACATGCTAATTCTCAGGTTATCCTTTGCAAAAGTGACACCACTAATTCTTGCTTGTGGCCTAAAGGGAAAACAGAACGCTTTACTGgttcatcctttttttttctggaaagGTTTACTGGTTCATTCACCAACCTAAGATTCACACTGCACTATTTGTCTGTCCTGTGCTATTTTTACTTTCGCTCCATTTTTGTCTCGCTTTAGGCTCTGTCACTTCTGAAACTGATGCGCAGATGTTTCCAAACTGGGTTGCACTCACTGTCACTGCCAGTGTATAAAAATGCTCTTCCCAAGGAATTAACTGCTAACATGCAGGCTAAGGTCTCCACATTTTCCTGGACAGCAAAATCAATCACGCGACCAAATAATTAAATCTAAATTTGTAGATTGGTTCTATCTCCTCCTGACTCCTGCGCGGGGTCAAGCCATCAAAGCAACAAGCACTGAATTAGCGCTCGAGTGTTTTCTACACCGGTTCAGAAGTGGCTGCATTATCCCCAGCAAAAAAATAGATCAGTTCCTAATCTGCACCTACGTAAATTAATTATAGTCAGAAAGATCGATCCACGTCGTAGTCAACACCATGAGGTGTGAAATTCTAAATCCAATCATACACTGGATAATCATAAGCGAGCTGTTCTTCGTATTGGTGTTTGCTTCTCCTCCCTGGGTGGTCCGAACAGTTATCTGCCGAATCCAAAGGTATATTTCAACATCGGGGCAGTAGTTTTCAGTGTTATTTTCAGCTTGCCCGTGCATTGCATAGAAGATGAAGGTGGCTAGACTGAAGAGAGACTGGTTCCAGTTCCGGACAATCAAATATCCTGGCCCGGTTGTTCCCCTGGATAGGCATCAAGTAATTGTTATCCACTTGCTTTGGATGGCTATGACCCAGTTCTGTGCAATTCCCCTGTCCCAATCATCATTCGAATTTGCTGCTCCGTTTCTTTATTCCTCGGCAGACCAATCCACAATCCAGCAGctcgaaaaagaaaaggaaacactACGAAGAGAAATCAATCGTTTGCTTCATGTAATATCAGTACTTcttctcaattttgactaaatttgaatgcatctatagactaagtcatgtctagatacatctaaattttgacaaacttgagacatattttgttgcatggagggagtactagttatTCAGCACGTCCTGAGTACGTACGATCGTATCTATTGGTCATTGGCGCGGATAATTCAGACGAGGCCAATGAAGccgaggttttttttttcaaaaagaaggGCAAcacccggcctctgcatcgatcgatgcacacagccatcaattatttttaatattcAAAGTGTATGTCTCAAGTTACATCTGAATACAAAGGGACAAAATGATTAAAATCAAGATCCTTCCAGCCTAAGACCTGTGCGTCACCTAAACCGGTTGAAGAACTCCCTGCTTACCATCTCCAAATGGTTGCACCTAGATTTCCATAGACCCATGTTCCTCCGTCCGAAGCAGTAGGGATCAGGTACGGAGCCAGTGGAACGCTTGAAGAACAATCTGCAGCAGGAAATTAGACGAGCTGAGCGTGGAGCACgggaatagaaaaaaaacaataaactCTCCCTTAACACACTCTTAATATGCCGTTGTGAGGTATTTTTCATGTGTGAAGTCAATTCATTTGCTATCATATCTGATTACACAAATGTTAAGATCATTTGGACTCGGCCAAACTTGATATAGAATATGTAATAGGTAAGTGCACCCCTCTGAACTATGGCCGAGCGTAAAAATTCTTAGCAACGTTATTCgagctagaaaaaaaatgagttaGAAAGTCAAGCAAAATATTATGAATTGAGAAAATATACTTCATAGTGGGCAAAATCTGAAATCTTTAGAGAAGTGGGATTAAAatcatttcaaaataaaaaataaagtactagttaaaaataaatttactATGGGGAACATATATATTTTAAGGCTTCTTTGACGCGAATAGGAAAAATACAGTATGGAAATGGCATGCCATGTTAAATAGTGCAGATTCATATCATGCATAGGAAAGACGTAGGGTTCTTTTCAACAGGTTACAGTGGATGGAAATTTTCTTACGACATCTACTGCAAAATGAAtactaagaaaaaaaatcccctgGTTTGCAAACCCACGAATGAAACAATCTGTGTAAGAAAAATTATAGAGGACGACGCAAATTCATGAGGATTCAAGAGTACATGACACTCTGATCCTGTGTGTCCTTATTCTCATGTTTTAGAAATCCCGCTAATCATATCTCTCGTCAATCTTGCGATGGCACTGCTATGAGGAATATGTACGTGACatgttaaaaataataattttgaaatttggtAATGTAAACATCCAAATTTACTAATTATTGACTGGCTCAAATCTCTTTTTGCCTCCATGCAGGAAACTTCCGAAAATTAGGAATCGAAACAAAGTTAGATTACAAGGATGAACCCCTAGCGGTGGGATGATCGataagaaaagagagaagtaCGTGTAAGAGAGTGGCAGACCATGGTGGGGCTGAAAACGGGCGAAATCTTTCCATCGgttatgcaaaaaaaaagaatatttgaatcaatttgTCCACAAAATTGAATTTAAAAATCAAATATTAAGAAATAAGCCCGCAATTAGTATCAATTTTGTCCATTAGCACCATCAGGCCCATGGCTCCATCATGCGCGCTTCATTTCTGGCTCCACCATTGGTCCACGTCCACATTAACCAATTCTAAATACCTACCCCGTATAACATGTTTCAAATTCCCTCTATGGCCACTCGTAATTTTACATCTTCCATGCCTCCACAATGTTTTCACCATGGGGTCCTCCAAAGTGAGGCTGCACCAACCTTCCACTAGCGCGCGTTTCTTTCCATTCGATGTTTTACGCTCCTAGACTTGCGCTCCGGCAAACATCACATTATAACCGCATCCGTATTGTATTTGctttgtactctctccgttcgtaaatacttgcactaaaaccacgacaaatatttagaaacggatgGCGTACTCTGTATTCATTTCCGAATAGGAGCACATCCTTTCGTAATTTCCAATTTCACTAATTGCTGGGCGGACGTACGATCTTGGCCCCACGCTACTCTCATCCACCGAGCTGATTTCCGTGTGCTCAAAATAATCCGTGTGCTGGCCATCCTAATCCGTGGGGGCAACCCACGCCACACTACACTCACACTTCAAACTTACCCAGGACCggaagtttcttttttttctcccccATCGGAGGACCAGAAGTTTCCAGCAGCATGTACGTATTCCAATCCAACGGCACCATTTGTGGAAACAAAAGCCCACTCCTCACCGCACCAAATCAAAATTATTTATTTCGCACTTAATTAGCACAATCAAAGCCCCTGTCATGCGTGCCTACACAAGCAGAGCACCACCACACCGCCTGGCCATTCCATTCCCCCTTCACGAATCCCAGCCTTCCACCAGGTAGGAACCCCATCATTATTCTTCGCACCCAAACCAAAACAGACAAAAGTTTACCAAGAACCGCACGCCACGACACACTGCCCTGCTTCGCTTTGGCTTTGGgagtggccgagtggcatccAACAGCGGTTCTTCTTCTCGCTTGGCTGGGCAGGCATGTCGACGCCGGGAGGAGCGGGGGCGTCGTCGCACGGGGTGTGCTGCAGCTCGGGCGGGACGCTGGAGCTCGTGGCGGCGTTCACGGCGGTGTGCCTGGCGCTGTACGGGGTCATCCTCTACCTCAACTACCTCTACGTGCGCTGGAACGGCCGGGACGGCGTGCACCGGGCCACGGGATCGggatctccttcttcttcagcggcggcgaggaaggggGCAGGCGGAGGGGGGCTCGACAAGGCGGCTCTGGCCGCCATACCGGTGTTCACGTTCAAGGCGGAGGACGCGCACGGGCCGGCGGTGGAGTGCGCCGTGTGCCTGGGCGCCATGCAGGACGGCGACGCCGTGCGCGCTCTGCCCGGGTGCGGCCACGCGTTCCACGTCGCCTGCGTCGACGCCTGGCTCCGCGCGCACGCCTCCTGCCCCGTCTGCCGCGCGCGCCCCGCCCTGCCGCCCAAGGccaaggcggcgccggccgagcccgccgccgccggccggatgCCGGACCTGGAAAGCCAGGCTTGATTAGCTTTGCTTGATTTTAGCCTTCCACATCTTCCGTGCGTGTTTTGTTTCCCTGTTTCCTTGCTTAATTTCTCGGGAGCACGAATGGTTTATCAGCCATTGAGTACATAATTTCGCTGTTGATGTGCTTCGATTCGCACCAAGGATAATGTTCGTGCCGTGGCTTGTAGACCTGTGCATTGGTGACCGGTGTTAATACCCTAGTATTGTGgtatttttctcctttttcctaGTTTGAGGAATCCCAGTGTGCAGCTCCCATCACAACTCCCTGGGGAATTACCAGGTAGAAGTAGacacctattttttttttctgctaacTAATTTGATGGTTACTAGATGCCTGGTTTTTAACTAAACATGTGGTGTAGGGAAATTGGAGCTTCAGGTAGTAGATAGGACCAAATATTTGTACTGTCAAAAGAAAATCGATGGGGCCAAAAAGATTGCACAATAAGTAATTAAATTAACCTTGACCTGTGCATTGGTGaatggtgttttttttttggtgaacGGTGTTAATAATGTAGTGTTGTGAtgtttttctccctttttccTAGTTTGAGGAATCCCAGTGTGCAGGTGCCATCACAGCACACTGTTACATGGTGGAAGCAGACACCTATTTTTCCAGCTAATTAATTTGATGTGTTATTAGATGCCTGGTCTTTAATTAAACGTGTGGTGTAGGGAAATTGGAGCTTCAGGCAGTAGATAGGACCAGGGATGCAACCGGGATCCCGCGAAAGTTCCgtttctagttcatttttcaaatgttctattcaaaattttgctcagaatttaaataaaagatttgagaattgaactagaaaagggatcccgtttgcaccCTATAGGACCAAATGTTAGTAatgtcaaaagaaaatagatgGGGCCAAAAAGATTGCAGATAAGTAATTAAATTAACCAACCGGCTAGTTTCATTGGAGCCAGTCAGGTGATAAAATTGGGGTGCAGATGGTGGATCAAAGAACGGCTGAAAGTGACGTTACAATTCCATTGGTTGCTTTCGGGGATTAAACAAGCCCATTATAGCAGAAAGGATGTAAGGGGGGGCTTTTACCTGTGGGTAATGGAATTTGGAACCTATAGTCTCCAGACAGCTAAGGTCCTTTTTGGGAGATGGCACATGATCAGCCTCCTTCTGGCATATGAAAGATAGCTCATTGACACTCCATTATCCTATCATCGTCCAAACATACTGTACCGGTTAGTGCTTGTTTTAACAATGGggtttgatttcttttttccctGTGCGATacctcacaagtcacaacagATCGGGCCTACCCTGAATATGatgttctttcttctcttctttcgaCATGTCATCCCCTGGTTAGAGTTACAGATCGCAGGGTTCGCATTGTGGATCACTcgcaaagtttttttttccaaaatatGTATTAATTATCCGTTTTCAGCGGAGGGTTCGAACTTGCTTCTTTGGTTATTTGGCGATGTTCAGGTCCTTTAAAATGCaagatttttgtttggtttttcCTTAAGGGGGGAGGATCAAAGTTAGAGCAGTTCTTCATCATCAGAATGACAGCATATCATGGATCAAAAATTTTGTCCATTCGGTTATGGGGTTTTAGAATTTGTATCATCGTGGGAATGACGCTCGAAATGTCCACAAGGTGGTTTTATCAAGCAAGATTTCGTCATCGGCGGCGTCGGCACTATAGTCTCACATGCTCTTTGCAGATTGTGTCTTGGGAATGGAATGAAATCGGGTGGGACATTGTGTACTTGGTAGATGGGCGATGTGCTTGGAAATTGGAATCAGCATGTTGTGGTACTGTTTTTGGGCTAAAAGGGTGATAGAACCATCGGGTCGGTTAGTACGGAGTCCCAAAGCCACACACCTTGGTTGATAGTGCTTTTCGGTTGCGAACGAAGCCCAACTCTGACATTGGTCGGTCACAGACGAGGCCTATTTTGGTTTCCCTCTTTTGGCCAGAGGTGTTGGGTGAATGAGTGATTGTCTGGTGCGAGATGTTATTTGCTCCCACTATCAACGAAATGAGTGAAATATTTTGCCACATTAAAATAAGTTTATTAGGTTTCTCTACTAAT includes:
- the LOC100834717 gene encoding E3 ubiquitin-protein ligase EL5, encoding MSSCLINYWPHSAHPAITSITPRARSQGRGNKRAVPAMSSPQPSHEVHSSSGGSSVAGIGSYRVCDTVVLFCLAFACGLIVVTVAVCFKRAFAQREAAASGAAAGGGRRRGGGRRGGLAPAELAAIPKAAYRRGGGGGGGWAQCAICLGVVRDGEVVRRLPACGHLFHVECVDMWLYSHATCPLCRCDVVASAAAAADKV
- the LOC100835023 gene encoding RING-H2 finger protein ATL80 — translated: MSTPGGAGASSHGVCCSSGGTLELVAAFTAVCLALYGVILYLNYLYVRWNGRDGVHRATGSGSPSSSAAARKGAGGGGLDKAALAAIPVFTFKAEDAHGPAVECAVCLGAMQDGDAVRALPGCGHAFHVACVDAWLRAHASCPVCRARPALPPKAKAAPAEPAAAGRMPDLESQA